TGAAAGTAAAATTTTAATATGATTTAATAAAAGTCTTTCGTCATAAGCATCAGGATGATCAAAATTTTGGGATGACCTATCTGCAAAACTCAAATGTTTTAAATTATAATAATATGCATCTTGCTGAATCATGGCAACATGATCATCACCCAATTTATCAATAAGAGTCTTAGCTACCAAAGATTTTCCCGAGCCTGTACCACCGGCGATCCCGATAAGAATATGCTTACTCACTCGGAATCCCCTTTATCTAAAAACTCACTGTCAAACGCTTCAGGATAAAGATCGCCGATTTTGTGTGTTTTTTGTTTTCCATTTTTATTCACAATTATGATTTCAAGAGATTTTGCAAAGTCCCACAAAACCTGGCGACACGCCCCGCAAGGTGGACAGAAATCTTCGGAATCTGTTATGACAACAATGCGACGAAAGGATCGATTCCCCTCAGAAATTGCTTTATACAAGGCGACTCGTTCTGCACAGATTGTTAATCCATAGGAGCTGCATTCGATGTTACAGCCGGTGTATATTTGTCCATCCTCTGCTTGAAGCGCTGCTCC
This candidate division KSB1 bacterium DNA region includes the following protein-coding sequences:
- the cdd gene encoding cytidine deaminase, coding for MIELNELVAKAVAAQKESFSPYSNFRVGAALQAEDGQIYTGCNIECSSYGLTICAERVALYKAISEGNRSFRRIVVITDSEDFCPPCGACRQVLWDFAKSLEIIIVNKNGKQKTHKIGDLYPEAFDSEFLDKGDSE